The Paenibacillus sp. YPG26 genome includes a window with the following:
- a CDS encoding amidohydrolase has translation MSLTDQLIAIRRQLHEYPEVAHEEFKTSESIRGWLADAGIRILDYGLKTGVIAEVGGSQAGPVIALRADIDALPIEEETGLEFASKIPGRMHACGHDFHTASVLGAAYLLKQRETELAGRVRFIFQPAEEKAEGAEIVLQSGALDGVSAIFGMHNKPDLPVGTVGVRPGPLMAAADGFKIEVAGLGTHAAVPENGNDPIVAASHIVTALQSVVSRNVGSLKSAVVSVTRFHSGTAWNVIPDRAVLDGTIRTFEQEVRTGVLARFEEVVHGVAAAFGAKAELTWIKGPPAVHNDPGLEELTVLAAKNAGLQVVQTDPSPAGEDFAYYQKQIPGFFVFVGTSGSREWHHPAFDLDEGALQLSAKLMAEWAGLAITHFSPVVAGEG, from the coding sequence ATGTCATTAACAGATCAGCTTATCGCGATACGCCGTCAGCTGCATGAATATCCGGAGGTTGCTCACGAGGAGTTCAAGACCAGTGAATCGATACGGGGCTGGCTTGCGGATGCGGGTATCCGTATTCTCGATTATGGCCTGAAGACCGGGGTGATTGCGGAGGTTGGCGGTAGTCAGGCGGGCCCGGTGATTGCGCTGCGCGCAGACATCGATGCTCTTCCGATTGAGGAGGAGACGGGGCTTGAGTTCGCCTCCAAGATCCCTGGCCGGATGCATGCCTGCGGACATGACTTCCATACAGCGTCGGTGCTTGGCGCCGCCTACCTGCTCAAGCAGCGGGAGACTGAGCTTGCCGGCAGGGTCCGCTTCATCTTCCAGCCCGCCGAGGAGAAGGCCGAAGGGGCTGAAATTGTGCTGCAGAGCGGTGCGCTTGATGGGGTCAGCGCGATCTTCGGCATGCACAATAAGCCGGATCTGCCGGTAGGTACAGTAGGGGTACGTCCAGGTCCGCTGATGGCTGCCGCGGATGGATTCAAGATCGAGGTGGCGGGGCTCGGAACCCATGCCGCGGTGCCGGAGAACGGGAACGATCCGATTGTGGCCGCTTCCCATATCGTTACAGCACTCCAGTCTGTAGTCAGCCGTAATGTAGGCTCTCTGAAGAGTGCTGTGGTCAGCGTGACCCGCTTCCACAGCGGCACGGCCTGGAATGTCATTCCGGACAGAGCCGTGCTGGACGGTACGATCCGCACGTTCGAGCAGGAGGTGCGGACCGGGGTGCTTGCCCGCTTCGAGGAAGTGGTTCATGGAGTGGCGGCAGCATTTGGCGCCAAGGCCGAGCTGACCTGGATAAAGGGACCGCCAGCGGTGCACAATGATCCGGGCCTTGAAGAGCTTACGGTGCTTGCTGCGAAGAATGCGGGGCTTCAGGTTGTTCAGACGGATCCGTCTCCGGCCGGAGAAGACTTCGCTTATTACCAGAAGCAGATTCCCGGCTTCTTCGTCTTTGTGGGGACTTCGGGCAGCCGAGAGTGGCATCATCCTGCCTTCGACCTGGATGAAGGGGCGCTGCAGCTAAGCGCCAAGCTAATGGCGGAGTGGGCAGGACTGGCTATAACTCATTTCAGTCCTGTTGTAGCCGGGGAGGGCTGA
- a CDS encoding transporter substrate-binding domain-containing protein: MKRKLAFLTALGLLVAMIAGCGAPKEETPSATVKAANGPAVKKIIVGTGTQFTNVCFIDENGKLTGYDVELVKELDKRLPEYEFEFQTMDFSSLLLSLETKKIDFVAHQMEKNPEREAKYLFNKEPYSIFLNKVVVPKTNTDIKSIDDLKGKKVITSATSNEAYILQEYNKKNKDAIEIVYSNAPSNDRTNQILTGRVAATITTDFALNDMPNGDKLKTVGDALTHSDVLFVLRKDEQELSDKLDQAIKELKADGTLAKLSIQWLGQDFTKNN; encoded by the coding sequence ATGAAGAGAAAATTAGCTTTTTTGACGGCATTAGGATTATTGGTTGCTATGATAGCGGGCTGCGGGGCTCCCAAGGAGGAGACTCCTAGCGCAACAGTTAAAGCCGCGAACGGACCGGCAGTGAAGAAGATTATTGTGGGCACAGGGACGCAGTTCACTAACGTGTGCTTTATTGACGAGAACGGGAAGCTGACCGGATACGATGTGGAGCTGGTCAAAGAGCTGGATAAGCGGCTGCCCGAGTATGAATTTGAGTTCCAGACGATGGATTTCTCCAGTCTGCTGCTAAGCCTTGAGACGAAGAAGATTGACTTTGTTGCCCATCAAATGGAGAAGAACCCTGAGCGTGAGGCGAAGTATTTGTTCAATAAGGAGCCTTACAGCATCTTCCTCAATAAAGTTGTTGTTCCTAAGACCAATACAGACATCAAATCCATCGACGATCTGAAAGGCAAGAAAGTCATTACGTCAGCAACAAGCAATGAAGCTTATATTCTCCAGGAATATAACAAGAAGAATAAGGACGCCATCGAAATTGTCTACTCCAACGCTCCTTCCAATGACAGAACGAATCAGATCCTGACCGGCCGGGTAGCCGCAACCATTACTACGGATTTCGCGCTTAACGATATGCCGAATGGTGACAAGCTGAAGACCGTGGGCGATGCGCTGACTCATTCAGATGTACTCTTCGTGCTGCGCAAAGACGAGCAGGAGCTGTCGGATAAGCTGGACCAGGCGATCAAAGAATTGAAGGCTGACGGAACGTTAGCGAAGCTGAGTATTCAGTGGCTGGGACAAGATTTTACGAAGAATAACTAG
- the solA gene encoding N-methyl-L-tryptophan oxidase has translation MIVVGAGSMGMSAGAHLTKRGVNTLLIDAFDPPHQEGSHHGDTRLIRHAYHGGPAYINMALRAHQLWNDLEEETGETLLVQSGVLNIASPAVYSYKTRLEHSRSLGLPVEYLDADEIRRRWTGIVVPEDYIGLYEPQAGYLLAERCISAYRKVAASAGAKLLTNTRVERLDASPGGVAVHTSKGVFHAGQVILSAGAWFKTLEPFLTLKVKPVRKVVGWFQPFNSGFDAGRFPGFTLGTPEGGFYGFPSLDGAGLKIGRHDGGVPWNPGEPVAPFGSYEEDEGDLRRALETYMPGASGVLHRGTVCKYELTPDEDFIIDRHPVYSNVWIAGGFSGHGFKFASVVGEILSDLATRGAASLDIGLFSMNRFN, from the coding sequence GTGATTGTTGTAGGCGCAGGATCCATGGGGATGAGCGCGGGGGCTCATTTGACCAAGAGGGGTGTGAACACCCTCCTCATTGATGCCTTCGATCCGCCGCATCAGGAGGGCAGCCATCACGGAGATACCCGCCTGATCCGGCATGCTTACCACGGAGGCCCTGCTTATATTAACATGGCGCTCCGCGCTCATCAGCTGTGGAATGATCTGGAGGAGGAGACCGGTGAGACGCTGCTCGTCCAATCGGGTGTGCTCAATATAGCCTCCCCGGCTGTCTATTCCTATAAGACCCGGCTGGAGCACTCCAGGAGTCTGGGGCTGCCGGTGGAGTACCTGGATGCGGATGAGATACGCAGACGATGGACAGGGATTGTTGTACCCGAGGATTATATTGGGCTATATGAACCTCAGGCCGGCTATCTGTTGGCCGAGCGCTGTATTTCCGCTTACCGCAAGGTGGCGGCGTCCGCCGGGGCCAAGCTGCTTACGAATACCCGGGTAGAGCGGCTCGACGCAAGCCCCGGAGGTGTGGCCGTGCATACGTCTAAGGGTGTCTTTCATGCCGGTCAAGTCATACTGAGCGCGGGAGCATGGTTCAAGACTCTTGAGCCGTTCCTCACCTTGAAGGTGAAGCCGGTGCGCAAGGTAGTGGGCTGGTTCCAGCCCTTTAACAGCGGATTCGACGCGGGTAGGTTCCCCGGATTCACGCTCGGAACACCGGAAGGGGGATTCTACGGATTCCCCAGCCTGGATGGAGCTGGTCTCAAGATAGGCCGCCATGACGGAGGGGTGCCGTGGAATCCGGGTGAGCCGGTTGCCCCGTTCGGCAGTTATGAGGAGGACGAGGGAGATCTCCGCCGGGCGCTTGAGACTTATATGCCCGGTGCCTCGGGAGTGTTGCACCGGGGTACGGTCTGTAAATATGAATTAACACCGGATGAAGATTTCATTATCGACCGTCATCCTGTCTATTCCAATGTGTGGATTGCTGGCGGATTCTCGGGACATGGCTTCAAATTCGCAAGTGTAGTCGGCGAGATTCTCTCTGATCTGGCCACTCGCGGGGCTGCGTCTTTGGATATCGGTCTGTTCTCTATGAACAGATTCAATTAG
- a CDS encoding sugar phosphate isomerase/epimerase translates to MKLGISSYSLYQALEAGEMDILEVMEWTRGIGAEHIEIVPIGYDLSENPELEGQIREKASALQLDISNYAIGANFITDTEEEYEAEIQRVISEVDRVHRLGARLMRHDVASRTDTSILRFNEDLPRISHACQRIADYAKQYGITTSAENHGYYVQASDRIQALIHAVDRPNFKTTLDVGNFVCVDENPVIAVRRNIPYASMVHVKDFYIRPGSRNPGEGWFRSAGGTYLRGAIAGQGDLDLYEILRIVKSSGYDGYISIEYEGMEECRLGTRIAFDNVARIWNEV, encoded by the coding sequence ATGAAGCTCGGGATTAGTTCGTACAGCCTGTATCAGGCGCTGGAAGCAGGAGAAATGGACATCCTCGAAGTGATGGAATGGACCCGCGGCATCGGCGCGGAGCATATCGAGATTGTTCCAATTGGGTATGACCTGAGCGAGAATCCTGAACTGGAAGGTCAGATCCGTGAGAAGGCATCGGCTTTGCAGCTGGACATTTCCAACTACGCGATCGGAGCCAACTTCATTACAGATACCGAGGAGGAATACGAAGCTGAGATTCAGCGGGTCATCTCCGAAGTGGACCGGGTTCACCGGCTGGGCGCCCGGTTAATGCGCCACGATGTGGCTTCAAGGACGGACACATCCATCCTGCGGTTCAACGAGGACCTCCCGCGGATCTCCCATGCCTGCCAGCGAATTGCGGATTACGCTAAGCAGTATGGAATCACCACCAGTGCCGAGAACCACGGATATTACGTGCAGGCCAGTGACCGCATACAGGCGCTAATTCATGCCGTAGATCGTCCTAACTTCAAGACCACACTGGATGTAGGCAACTTCGTCTGTGTGGATGAGAACCCGGTGATTGCAGTTCGCCGCAATATTCCTTATGCCTCCATGGTTCACGTGAAGGACTTCTATATTCGTCCCGGTTCCCGGAACCCCGGTGAAGGCTGGTTCCGAAGTGCCGGAGGAACTTACCTGCGCGGAGCGATTGCCGGTCAGGGCGACCTGGATCTGTACGAGATCTTAAGGATCGTCAAGAGCTCCGGCTACGACGGCTACATCTCGATTGAATATGAAGGCATGGAAGAGTGCCGCTTAGGAACCCGAATTGCTTTTGACAATGTGGCGCGGATCTGGAACGAAGTCTGA
- a CDS encoding GGDEF domain-containing phosphodiesterase → MDRINLIALFSIIFALVVALGLLVLRYHLKRLHINEERFQISTKGSGAAIWDTLVPSGMYYVSDRWYELMGYTRVEVDGRQDVWELLVHPDDLAEVRRRRREHLEGRTPYFNTEYRMRKKDGDYIWFSVRGKATPAADGRHLRFAGSMIDITEKKLYELRLQMSYDELKASEENYRHLIDAVNDGIWEMDYKKQVLHPSPRLIDMLGCRDQPDFDMIRLFQRIHPDDRRKLKLAALRHIKQKTDYFQVEYRLRQESGRYNWYLGRGKALFNEQGEVYRLAGSNTDIHKMKKVQEELHFLAYYDSLSGLPNRLYMLEDLDRFFRDPAGQAAIFFIDMDNFKFINDTLGHKSGDKLIRQVSQKLTTLLPLKGRLYRLAGDEFVYFIRNVESKEAVLSIADNLIRAFKQPLQINSSNIYATVSIGVACYPEDGEDTEELLKNADVAMYRSKKAGKGVYTIFDRTMHSALAERMNIDKHLRNALDQNEFLLQYQPQMNVQTGRIIGFEALLRWHNPELGRVSPLLFIPVAEDSRTIISIGEWAMTTACAFMRGIHERGYRECRISVNISVIQMVQEDFVSMVLDILNHTELAPQYLELEITESIFMESYEPIIDKLETLRSLGVRIALDDFGTGYSSLSYLKQLPISTLKIDKGFIDNLPEEDKNRSLTEAMIEIGHKMGLEVVAEGVESNQQLMYLREHGCDLIQGYFLSKPVDEDEVEGLLVRY, encoded by the coding sequence ATGGATAGGATTAATCTTATCGCATTATTTAGTATTATATTCGCGCTGGTCGTAGCCTTGGGGCTTCTGGTACTGAGATATCATCTCAAGCGGCTTCATATTAATGAAGAGCGCTTCCAGATCTCTACGAAGGGCTCAGGCGCCGCGATCTGGGATACGTTAGTTCCAAGCGGAATGTATTATGTCTCGGACAGATGGTATGAACTGATGGGGTATACCCGTGTGGAAGTGGACGGAAGGCAGGATGTCTGGGAGCTGCTTGTTCACCCTGATGATTTGGCGGAGGTTCGCCGGAGGAGACGGGAGCACCTGGAAGGCAGGACCCCTTACTTCAATACGGAATACCGGATGCGGAAGAAGGATGGGGACTACATCTGGTTCTCGGTACGTGGCAAGGCGACCCCGGCAGCCGATGGCCGTCATCTCCGGTTCGCAGGCTCCATGATCGATATTACGGAGAAGAAGCTCTATGAACTGCGTCTCCAGATGAGCTATGATGAACTCAAAGCGAGTGAGGAGAATTACCGCCATCTTATTGACGCTGTGAATGATGGAATCTGGGAAATGGATTATAAGAAGCAGGTGCTCCACCCGTCTCCCAGGCTTATCGATATGCTTGGATGTAGGGACCAACCGGATTTCGATATGATTCGCCTGTTCCAGAGGATTCATCCTGATGACCGGAGGAAGCTGAAATTAGCCGCGTTACGGCACATCAAGCAGAAGACGGATTATTTCCAGGTTGAGTACCGGCTAAGGCAGGAGAGCGGAAGATACAACTGGTATCTGGGGCGGGGAAAAGCGCTGTTCAACGAACAAGGTGAGGTGTATCGTCTTGCCGGATCTAATACGGACATTCATAAGATGAAGAAGGTACAGGAGGAGCTGCACTTCCTGGCTTATTATGACTCCCTCAGCGGACTGCCGAACCGGCTGTATATGCTGGAAGACCTGGACCGGTTCTTCAGGGACCCGGCGGGGCAGGCAGCCATATTCTTCATTGATATGGACAATTTCAAGTTCATTAATGATACGCTCGGACACAAGTCGGGGGACAAGCTGATTCGTCAGGTAAGTCAGAAGCTGACCACACTGCTGCCTCTAAAAGGAAGACTGTATCGTCTGGCGGGAGATGAGTTCGTCTATTTCATCAGGAATGTGGAGAGCAAGGAGGCGGTTCTCTCCATTGCGGACAACCTGATCCGCGCGTTCAAGCAGCCGCTCCAGATTAACTCCAGCAATATTTACGCCACGGTCAGTATTGGGGTTGCCTGTTATCCCGAGGATGGGGAGGATACGGAAGAGCTGCTTAAGAATGCCGATGTGGCCATGTACAGATCGAAGAAGGCAGGAAAGGGCGTCTACACGATCTTTGACAGGACGATGCACTCGGCACTGGCTGAACGGATGAATATAGACAAGCATCTCAGGAATGCGCTTGACCAGAACGAATTCTTGCTGCAGTATCAGCCCCAGATGAATGTGCAGACAGGCCGGATCATTGGCTTCGAAGCCCTGCTTCGCTGGCATAACCCGGAGCTCGGAAGGGTGTCGCCCCTGTTGTTCATACCGGTAGCAGAGGACAGCCGTACGATTATTTCCATTGGTGAATGGGCGATGACTACGGCGTGTGCATTCATGCGTGGAATCCATGAGAGGGGATATCGGGAGTGCAGAATATCGGTGAATATCTCCGTGATACAGATGGTTCAAGAGGATTTCGTCAGCATGGTGCTGGACATATTGAACCATACTGAACTTGCTCCGCAGTATCTGGAGCTCGAGATTACCGAATCCATCTTCATGGAGTCCTACGAACCGATTATCGACAAGCTGGAGACCCTGCGCTCATTGGGAGTCCGCATTGCACTGGATGATTTCGGAACCGGATATTCCTCGCTGAGCTATTTGAAGCAGCTGCCGATCTCCACCCTCAAGATTGATAAAGGGTTCATAGACAATCTGCCGGAAGAGGACAAGAATCGTTCCCTGACCGAGGCAATGATTGAGATTGGGCATAAAATGGGTCTGGAAGTTGTTGCCGAGGGCGTAGAGAGCAATCAGCAGCTCATGTACCTGCGAGAACACGGATGTGATCTCATTCAGGGTTATTTCCTCAGCAAGCCTGTGGATGAAGATGAAGTAGAGGGCCTGCTTGTACGGTATTGA
- a CDS encoding amino acid ABC transporter ATP-binding protein has protein sequence MIEIRNITKTFGRQEVLKGIDLTVHKGEVVVILGPSGSGKTTLLRCLNFLEKPDSGTVNISGDEVNCKRPTRQEIHSLRKKTAMVFQHYNLFKHKTVLENVMEGLVIVRKLDKAEARVKSIQVLEKVGLGDKLDMYPSQLSGGQQQRVGIARALALEPEVILFDEPTSALDPELVGEVLSVIRKIAAEGITMIVVTHEMGFARDVSNHVVFMDGGVIVEEGKPNEIFRSPKEERTKQFLKRITPELTYDI, from the coding sequence ATGATTGAGATCCGAAATATTACGAAGACATTTGGCAGGCAGGAGGTGCTTAAGGGCATCGACCTGACTGTGCACAAAGGCGAAGTTGTGGTCATCCTCGGACCCAGCGGGTCGGGGAAGACCACTCTGCTGCGCTGCCTGAATTTCCTGGAGAAGCCGGACAGCGGCACAGTGAACATCTCGGGAGATGAGGTGAACTGCAAGCGTCCTACCAGGCAGGAGATTCATTCCCTGCGCAAGAAGACGGCGATGGTCTTCCAGCATTATAACCTGTTCAAGCATAAGACGGTGCTTGAGAACGTGATGGAGGGCCTTGTCATTGTGCGCAAGCTGGACAAAGCGGAGGCCAGAGTGAAAAGCATCCAGGTACTGGAAAAGGTCGGGCTTGGAGACAAGCTGGACATGTACCCTAGTCAGCTCTCAGGAGGACAGCAGCAGCGGGTAGGTATCGCCAGGGCACTTGCCCTTGAGCCCGAAGTCATTCTATTCGATGAGCCAACCTCGGCGCTCGATCCGGAGCTGGTTGGGGAAGTGCTGTCCGTAATCCGCAAAATCGCCGCTGAAGGCATCACGATGATCGTGGTAACCCATGAAATGGGATTCGCAAGAGATGTATCGAATCATGTGGTCTTCATGGATGGCGGTGTCATTGTTGAAGAAGGTAAGCCCAATGAGATCTTCCGGTCGCCGAAGGAGGAACGCACGAAGCAGTTCCTCAAGCGGATTACTCCGGAGCTTACTTATGATATCTAG
- a CDS encoding amino acid ABC transporter permease, producing MEITFDISYVFDFLPKLAAYIQITLFIVVCSVVLGLAVGLLWALPRMYNIPVLKNLSAILVSFFRGTPALILLFLIYYGVPEVLKLVYIDVTRTSVLVFVILTYTLNSGAYMCEIIRAAVSAVDRGQVEAAYSIGMTKYQAFARIMLPQALAVSMPNFANKVLANLKETSLAYTLGTMDISGKAQTLGSSTLHFFETYIALSLIYFVLAMILEQLFLLAERRLHRHERHYRVRTGSRWSLRSKQTGKEDEGLFSSTRSLS from the coding sequence TTGGAGATCACGTTTGATATATCTTATGTCTTTGATTTTCTACCCAAACTTGCGGCTTACATTCAGATCACCTTGTTCATCGTTGTCTGTTCGGTAGTTCTGGGGCTTGCCGTAGGTCTCCTATGGGCCCTGCCCCGCATGTACAATATACCGGTATTGAAGAATCTGTCAGCTATTCTGGTGTCTTTTTTCCGCGGAACGCCTGCACTGATCCTGTTGTTCCTGATCTATTATGGTGTGCCAGAGGTGCTCAAGCTGGTATACATTGACGTGACGAGGACCTCTGTTCTCGTCTTCGTCATTCTGACGTATACGCTGAACAGCGGGGCTTATATGTGTGAGATCATCCGCGCCGCCGTGTCCGCTGTGGACCGGGGCCAGGTAGAGGCCGCCTATTCGATTGGTATGACGAAGTATCAGGCGTTCGCCCGGATTATGCTGCCTCAGGCGCTGGCCGTGTCCATGCCGAACTTTGCGAACAAGGTGCTCGCCAATTTGAAAGAGACCTCGCTTGCCTACACGCTGGGCACGATGGATATCAGCGGCAAAGCGCAGACGCTGGGCAGCTCGACCTTGCATTTTTTCGAGACGTATATTGCCCTGTCACTGATCTATTTCGTATTAGCCATGATCCTGGAGCAGTTGTTCCTCCTTGCAGAGCGCAGGCTCCATAGACATGAGAGACATTATAGAGTCCGAACAGGCTCCAGGTGGAGCCTTCGTTCCAAGCAGACGGGGAAGGAGGATGAGGGCTTATTCAGCTCGACCCGCAGTTTATCCTGA
- a CDS encoding type II toxin-antitoxin system HicA family toxin, translating into MRLRWRIALFSMIGVVVLVVLLGATYINNVGYNNLKLMYKLNTTDVSIIQMEDKGQFLGLNENSNELVKDRMEREGWQFRQQEGSGFFFKKDNKETIVTTKIWNGNYVIYYVDDNTVNIADK; encoded by the coding sequence ATGAGGTTAAGATGGAGAATTGCCCTATTTAGCATGATTGGAGTTGTTGTTCTTGTAGTCCTATTAGGAGCAACATACATCAATAACGTTGGTTACAACAATTTAAAGCTTATGTATAAATTAAATACGACAGATGTATCTATTATTCAGATGGAAGACAAGGGGCAGTTCCTCGGATTAAATGAGAACAGTAATGAGCTGGTTAAAGATCGAATGGAGAGGGAAGGCTGGCAGTTCAGGCAGCAGGAAGGGTCTGGATTCTTCTTCAAGAAAGACAATAAAGAGACCATAGTTACTACAAAAATATGGAATGGGAATTATGTCATTTATTACGTAGATGACAATACCGTCAATATTGCTGACAAATAA
- a CDS encoding pyridoxamine 5'-phosphate oxidase family protein gives MTDTELTPELYELLSGQNLSSKQQEALVLMTVSEDGWPHTAMISVGEVAAVSRNMLRLGLWPGTATTGNMLRTGKATLAAFYAGKAFYTRLQLRPLAELAGAKHPRQRFEAQVVSVKADTAKYAEIRSGVQIVLHEPEAVVTRWEETVEELLK, from the coding sequence ATGACAGACACGGAACTCACACCTGAATTATACGAGCTGCTGAGCGGGCAGAATTTAAGCAGCAAGCAGCAGGAGGCCCTGGTGCTGATGACTGTCAGCGAAGACGGCTGGCCCCATACCGCGATGATCAGCGTGGGTGAAGTTGCTGCCGTCTCGCGGAATATGCTGAGGCTTGGCTTATGGCCCGGGACAGCTACAACCGGCAATATGCTGCGCACTGGGAAGGCAACCCTAGCTGCATTCTATGCGGGAAAAGCATTCTACACCCGGCTGCAGCTCCGCCCGCTGGCAGAGCTTGCCGGAGCGAAGCATCCCAGGCAGCGCTTTGAGGCTCAGGTGGTCTCCGTCAAGGCTGACACGGCCAAATACGCCGAGATCCGAAGCGGCGTCCAGATTGTCCTCCATGAGCCGGAGGCCGTGGTCACCCGCTGGGAAGAGACGGTGGAGGAGCTGCTGAAATAG
- a CDS encoding amino acid ABC transporter permease — translation MQLDPQFILTAFMYLFQALPITLLITAVSLIGGFIIALPVALVRINRVPVLSQIASVYVTVIRGTPMLMHLFLIYYGLPILIDSVSQRLNLGFTSVSIPIVYFVFIAFSLTAGAYMSEVIRSGIQAVDRGQIEAAYSVGMTPAQTFKRIVLPQALAVSLLNLSSEVIGMLHGTTLAFTVSVTEINGRANIVASTNWKFFEAYIAAALMFWGLTVLIERVTARIERKINTFNRGGVA, via the coding sequence ATTCAGCTCGACCCGCAGTTTATCCTGACGGCATTTATGTACCTGTTCCAGGCACTGCCGATCACACTGCTGATCACAGCGGTGTCTCTGATCGGGGGATTCATTATCGCGTTACCCGTGGCTCTGGTCCGGATCAACCGGGTGCCGGTGCTGAGTCAGATCGCTTCAGTCTATGTGACGGTCATCCGGGGCACGCCGATGCTGATGCACCTGTTCCTGATCTATTATGGTCTTCCGATCCTGATTGACAGTGTCTCCCAGAGGCTGAATCTTGGCTTCACCTCGGTATCCATTCCTATTGTATATTTCGTGTTCATAGCTTTCTCGCTGACAGCTGGGGCCTATATGTCGGAAGTGATCCGTTCGGGCATTCAAGCGGTGGACCGGGGTCAGATAGAGGCGGCCTATTCCGTGGGCATGACCCCGGCACAGACGTTCAAGCGCATTGTCCTGCCACAGGCACTGGCGGTGAGCCTGCTGAATCTGTCCAGCGAGGTTATCGGCATGCTGCATGGGACAACGTTAGCTTTTACCGTGTCGGTTACGGAGATTAATGGAAGGGCTAATATCGTGGCCTCGACCAACTGGAAGTTTTTTGAGGCGTATATTGCAGCGGCCCTGATGTTCTGGGGCTTAACGGTATTGATTGAACGGGTTACGGCCCGCATCGAGAGGAAGATAAATACGTTCAACCGGGGCGGTGTCGCATGA
- a CDS encoding LLM class flavin-dependent oxidoreductase — MGIQLSILDQSPVFGDETPEEAFQHTVELAQIAERLGYSRFWVSEHHDGDKLAGSSPEVLIAYLLAKTNRIRIGSGGVMLQHYSPYKVAENFNVLSSLAPGRVDLGIGRAPGGLPRSTRALQQGAADGADLTGKLKELSQYVHNRLAEDHPLAGLRATPVPGQPADLYLLGASVSSAELAAELGLPYVFALFINSDPVVAEDAFAAYTRFFNYANGTKPQPILALPVVVAGTDAEAEELASQQKLYRVYLDSGKKVTVGSLEQAEEFGRQSNEDYRIEEQLAEVIKGSKETVRRKLLEVGERYGVVEYIVNTALQDFGKRVRSYELLKEAFTEAAVVHTEGSLKEE; from the coding sequence ATGGGAATCCAATTAAGCATTCTGGATCAAAGCCCTGTCTTCGGAGACGAGACTCCGGAAGAGGCATTTCAGCATACGGTAGAACTGGCTCAGATCGCTGAGCGGCTGGGATATTCGAGGTTCTGGGTATCCGAGCACCATGATGGAGATAAGCTGGCGGGGTCATCCCCCGAGGTGCTTATCGCCTATCTTCTGGCCAAGACGAATCGAATTCGGATTGGCTCCGGGGGCGTGATGCTGCAGCATTACAGCCCTTATAAGGTGGCGGAGAACTTCAATGTTCTCTCCTCCCTGGCACCGGGCAGAGTGGATCTTGGAATCGGGCGGGCGCCTGGCGGGCTGCCACGGTCCACCCGGGCGCTGCAGCAGGGCGCAGCGGATGGGGCGGACTTAACCGGCAAGCTCAAGGAGCTCAGCCAGTATGTGCATAACCGGCTTGCCGAGGATCATCCGCTTGCCGGTCTGCGGGCTACGCCTGTACCTGGACAGCCGGCAGATCTCTACCTGCTCGGCGCGAGTGTATCCAGTGCGGAGCTTGCCGCCGAGCTCGGGCTGCCCTATGTGTTCGCCCTGTTCATCAACAGCGACCCGGTGGTCGCTGAGGACGCTTTTGCCGCCTATACCCGGTTCTTCAACTACGCTAATGGCACCAAGCCCCAGCCTATTCTCGCACTCCCTGTTGTAGTGGCCGGGACGGACGCCGAGGCAGAAGAGCTGGCCAGTCAGCAGAAGCTGTACCGGGTGTATCTGGACAGCGGGAAGAAGGTTACCGTCGGAAGCCTGGAGCAGGCGGAGGAGTTCGGAAGGCAGTCGAATGAGGATTACCGGATAGAGGAGCAGCTGGCCGAAGTGATCAAGGGCTCGAAGGAGACTGTCCGCAGGAAGCTGCTGGAAGTAGGAGAACGGTATGGTGTGGTAGAATACATCGTAAATACGGCATTGCAGGATTTCGGCAAACGGGTTCGTTCATATGAGCTGCTGAAAGAAGCTTTTACCGAGGCTGCGGTCGTACATACGGAGGGTTCTCTCAAGGAGGAATAA